One segment of Rhodopirellula baltica SH 1 DNA contains the following:
- a CDS encoding Gfo/Idh/MocA family protein: protein MTRSIQPKDFAVTMRPQHSGVQSSASMHPKNRTRDRRLFLKAGAALGATVTARTVFAETAPKKSPNEVIRVGIMGVNNRGAALAKGFIKDPGSDVVAICDVDSRASDKVANSVADTQGHRPKTFVDVRKLLEEENVDALVVAAPNHWHAPATILGCAAGKHVYVEKPCSQTAEEGVLAVEAARKHNRVVQMGSQRRSWPAVIRAIELVHSGGIGDVSYSRSWYNNRRPSIGHGKTASVPDWLNWDLWQGPAPRREYVDNVVHYNWHWRWHWGNGELGNNGIHVLDLARWGLQVTTPSRVRSGGGKYRHDDDQETPDTMMVTYDFPEGKTATWEGLSWSPLGPHDAAVGVSFHGSEGSIIVRGNGFTRFDDRNKEIETVNDEGGDTSHLADFLDAIRTGRRPNADIQEAHLSTLLCHLGNMAYRSSSELEIDSITGKPVGNPEALAYWGREYQSGWKPVV, encoded by the coding sequence TTGACGCGTTCGATCCAGCCAAAGGATTTCGCCGTGACCATGCGTCCTCAGCATTCTGGTGTGCAGTCTTCCGCGTCCATGCATCCGAAGAATCGGACGCGAGATCGTCGGTTATTTTTGAAAGCGGGGGCAGCATTGGGTGCGACTGTTACCGCTCGAACCGTGTTCGCAGAAACGGCTCCGAAAAAGTCCCCCAACGAAGTCATTCGAGTCGGGATCATGGGAGTCAACAATCGCGGAGCGGCTTTGGCGAAAGGATTCATCAAAGATCCCGGTTCGGACGTGGTCGCGATTTGCGATGTGGATTCGCGAGCGTCGGACAAAGTGGCAAACTCCGTAGCCGATACTCAAGGCCATCGACCCAAAACGTTTGTTGATGTTCGAAAGTTGTTGGAAGAAGAGAACGTGGACGCTCTTGTTGTGGCAGCTCCAAACCATTGGCACGCACCGGCGACGATTTTGGGATGTGCCGCCGGGAAGCATGTGTACGTTGAAAAACCATGCAGTCAGACCGCAGAGGAAGGTGTCTTGGCGGTCGAAGCAGCACGGAAGCACAACCGAGTCGTGCAAATGGGGTCGCAACGTCGTAGTTGGCCGGCAGTCATCCGCGCGATCGAATTGGTGCATTCGGGCGGCATCGGTGACGTTTCTTATTCACGCAGTTGGTACAACAACCGGCGTCCATCGATCGGCCATGGCAAAACAGCATCCGTACCGGATTGGTTGAACTGGGATCTATGGCAAGGTCCCGCACCGCGACGCGAGTACGTGGACAACGTGGTTCATTACAACTGGCATTGGCGTTGGCATTGGGGCAACGGCGAATTGGGGAACAACGGTATTCACGTGCTGGATTTGGCTCGGTGGGGATTGCAGGTCACAACGCCCAGTCGAGTTCGTTCCGGTGGCGGCAAGTACCGTCATGACGACGATCAAGAAACGCCCGACACGATGATGGTGACGTACGATTTCCCCGAGGGAAAAACCGCGACCTGGGAAGGTTTGAGTTGGTCTCCTTTGGGGCCACACGATGCGGCGGTAGGTGTCAGCTTCCACGGTAGCGAAGGTTCGATCATCGTCCGAGGAAATGGCTTCACTCGTTTTGATGATCGCAACAAGGAAATCGAGACCGTCAACGATGAGGGCGGCGACACCAGTCATTTGGCTGATTTCTTGGACGCCATCCGCACCGGTCGCCGACCCAACGCGGACATTCAGGAAGCGCATCTGAGCACGCTGCTGTGTCACTTGGGAAACATGGCCTATCGCAGCTCATCGGAACTGGAAATTGATTCCATCACTGGCAAACCCGTCGGGAACCCCGAAGCGCTTGCGTATTGGGGTCGCGAGTATCAATCGGGTTGGAAGCCGGTGGTCTGA
- a CDS encoding DUF1559 domain-containing protein, which translates to MVTRGRSQRGFTLVELLVVIAIIGVLVGLLLPAVQAAREAARRMSCSNNFKQLGLAIHNYHSAYNGAPMQGVGTDVGNGGHNWWTSYNNHNYWRLSALVGMTPFMEQQGLWEQITNPNSERTDGNTGAGIGTPTNPWPAMGPTPQNIQYKPWTTELPTLRCPSDPGKGLPSLGRTNYAMSMGDSFWWTMHGDLRPANAGQANNYAQHSRAANRGFFVKHKQVKFRDVLDGLSNTIAMGEIATDLGDFDNRTRAKRHPNGQPAQTEIRQNPRLCIENGTMIDSQRPQFWTAGGLEGVSKGRGFRWADCQNAQSQIHTILPPNSPTCIPHDSNGPSIMTVSSRHQGGAHVLMGDGAVKFITSSIEAGNQNNPVVWRNGNDANMNQPGAQSPYGLWGALGSRGAREVIDGEF; encoded by the coding sequence ATGGTCACAAGGGGACGCTCTCAGCGTGGTTTTACTTTGGTCGAGCTTTTGGTTGTCATCGCAATCATTGGCGTGTTAGTCGGACTGCTTTTGCCCGCCGTGCAGGCAGCTCGTGAGGCAGCTCGCCGAATGAGCTGCAGCAACAATTTCAAGCAGCTTGGTCTTGCCATTCACAACTACCACAGTGCCTACAACGGGGCACCGATGCAGGGTGTGGGGACCGACGTGGGAAATGGTGGCCACAATTGGTGGACTAGTTACAACAACCACAACTACTGGCGACTGAGTGCCCTCGTAGGGATGACTCCGTTTATGGAGCAGCAAGGGCTTTGGGAGCAAATCACCAATCCGAACTCGGAGCGGACTGATGGCAACACCGGGGCTGGGATTGGTACACCAACAAATCCATGGCCAGCGATGGGCCCAACTCCCCAGAACATCCAATACAAGCCATGGACGACGGAGCTTCCTACACTGCGTTGTCCCAGCGACCCGGGCAAAGGGCTACCAAGCTTGGGCCGGACTAACTATGCGATGTCGATGGGGGACTCTTTCTGGTGGACGATGCACGGCGACCTAAGGCCAGCCAATGCTGGTCAGGCAAACAATTACGCACAGCATTCTCGCGCGGCCAACCGAGGTTTCTTCGTAAAACACAAGCAGGTGAAATTCCGCGACGTTTTGGATGGATTGTCCAACACCATCGCGATGGGAGAAATTGCAACTGACCTCGGTGATTTTGACAATCGAACTCGTGCCAAACGTCACCCCAATGGACAGCCGGCACAGACCGAGATCCGCCAAAATCCTCGGCTATGTATCGAAAACGGTACGATGATCGACTCTCAACGGCCACAATTTTGGACAGCTGGAGGTCTCGAGGGCGTCAGCAAAGGACGCGGTTTCCGCTGGGCTGATTGCCAAAACGCGCAATCGCAAATTCACACGATTCTGCCTCCCAACAGCCCCACCTGTATTCCACACGATTCGAATGGGCCGTCCATCATGACGGTTTCTAGTCGTCACCAAGGCGGAGCGCACGTATTGATGGGCGATGGTGCTGTGAAATTCATCACTTCATCGATCGAAGCTGGCAATCAGAACAACCCGGTGGTCTGGCGAAACGGGAACGATGCCAATATGAACCAGCCCGGAGCACAAAGCCCTTATGGCTTGTGGGGGGCACTGGGATCGCGAGGAGCTCGTGAAGTGATTGACGGCGAGTTCTGA
- a CDS encoding SHD1 domain-containing protein encodes MSRIGNWHCCVIGMIAGTLGMLNVASGQDVVYTPAVGQTFDYGIEYRIVERTEGERNPIMVRQRCRLRYVVKSSDSEEWSGTYQTIPFMGNKLANKGALANYHRRTRESYEAGPNHSFGSPPGDPGMAHFHQAASQRAEAVRMEQQRRTLYELERYPGLFQFCGGEIWCTTSGKIRGKGAKGELPFATGAIAGLIFLQLPEDGKTTSGFSSRSESELNFVSSDNDQVATSRISIFSLMTPRDPMKEGQLAFDREVEIAGGVSAGKQLTLSGSGMWEFSPEMGMPYAGSVDYKIEGASYIGKATQFDLRVGFHCLDPVRAMLFDHDLLPTMEAFDATNLPRLTSKQQSEMAKYWEPRSKNSVFRPDRSLGIQFTRIATSSAPPPANSKLQRLLKQELDDDSDWKNDVQFEQILSRWDSIRKAATKFPREWSDPSGTFTIKAMLQSVGKSDVSLLRLDNRQTISVPLEKLSEEDVEFARTFGVQAQ; translated from the coding sequence ATGTCGAGGATTGGCAATTGGCATTGCTGCGTGATCGGGATGATCGCGGGAACGCTTGGAATGCTGAACGTGGCTTCCGGTCAAGACGTCGTTTACACGCCCGCCGTCGGTCAAACGTTTGACTATGGAATCGAATACCGAATCGTTGAACGAACCGAAGGCGAACGCAATCCAATCATGGTGCGGCAAAGATGCCGATTGCGATACGTGGTGAAGAGCTCCGATTCCGAGGAATGGTCCGGGACCTACCAAACGATTCCCTTCATGGGAAACAAGCTTGCGAACAAAGGTGCGTTGGCGAATTACCATCGACGCACGCGGGAGTCTTATGAGGCGGGACCAAACCATTCATTTGGGTCGCCGCCTGGTGATCCAGGGATGGCTCATTTTCATCAGGCCGCCAGCCAGCGGGCAGAAGCGGTGCGAATGGAGCAACAGCGTCGAACGCTTTACGAGTTGGAACGGTATCCAGGGCTCTTTCAATTTTGTGGGGGCGAAATCTGGTGCACCACGTCCGGAAAGATTCGAGGCAAGGGGGCCAAAGGCGAACTCCCCTTTGCCACCGGTGCCATCGCGGGATTGATCTTTCTGCAGTTGCCCGAAGATGGCAAAACGACGTCTGGATTCAGTTCTCGTAGTGAGAGCGAGTTGAATTTTGTTTCATCGGACAATGATCAAGTTGCGACGTCGAGAATCTCAATCTTCTCGCTGATGACTCCACGGGATCCGATGAAAGAAGGCCAATTGGCGTTTGATCGAGAAGTCGAAATCGCTGGTGGTGTTTCCGCTGGAAAGCAACTCACACTTTCAGGTTCTGGGATGTGGGAGTTCTCGCCTGAAATGGGCATGCCGTATGCCGGTAGCGTCGACTACAAGATCGAAGGAGCGAGTTACATCGGCAAAGCAACCCAGTTTGATTTGCGAGTTGGGTTTCATTGCCTCGATCCGGTTCGAGCGATGTTGTTCGACCACGATCTGCTTCCCACGATGGAGGCTTTTGACGCCACCAATTTGCCGCGACTGACTTCGAAGCAACAGTCCGAAATGGCAAAGTATTGGGAGCCGCGGTCCAAGAACAGTGTGTTCCGTCCCGATCGGTCTCTAGGAATTCAGTTCACGCGAATCGCAACCAGCAGCGCACCTCCGCCGGCGAATTCAAAGTTGCAGCGGTTGCTAAAGCAGGAACTCGATGACGACTCTGATTGGAAAAACGACGTTCAATTCGAACAAATCTTGAGCCGTTGGGATTCCATTCGGAAAGCCGCGACGAAGTTCCCGCGTGAGTGGTCGGACCCCAGCGGTACGTTTACCATCAAAGCGATGTTGCAATCGGTGGGGAAGTCGGACGTTTCGCTGTTGAGGCTGGACAATCGACAAACCATCTCGGTGCCGCTCGAAAAACTCAGCGAAGAAGACGTTGAATTCGCTCGGACGTTTGGCGTTCAGGCACAATGA
- a CDS encoding arylsulfatase, producing the protein MKFSPFVAAILILLSLNECHGQAPAVQDGDANAKSESDATSRRPNVIVILADDLAVGDLAGGDGSPTRTPNLDRFASESIQFSQAYSGSCVCAPARAALLTGRYPHRTGVVTLNMNRYPEMTRLRRDETTIADVLKDAGYATGLVGKWHTGRGDGFHPLDRGFDEFEGFFGSDDVGYFRYPFSEQRQISDVDESYLTDDLNRRAIEFVRRHHEHPFFLHLAHYAPHRPLEAPPEVIARYREQGFDESTATIYAMIEVMDRGIGELLAEIDDLGLSEDTIVLFASDNGPDPLTGERFNRELRGTKYQVNEGGIRVPLFVRWSKRLAPGQRDQMVTFVDLMPTILDLCRVDVSMLNRLDGESFVPVLEDASIAHSTMRFWQWNRASPNYTHNAAVRHGRYKLVRPYVTRGAKLKDSTEPSVLFDLQNDPTESRDVSKQYPDIAERMSRELDRWSASVETDRIRPVKIPRDVQ; encoded by the coding sequence ATGAAGTTTTCGCCATTTGTCGCCGCCATTTTGATCCTGCTATCGCTGAACGAATGCCATGGCCAAGCGCCAGCAGTTCAGGATGGAGATGCGAACGCAAAGTCAGAAAGCGACGCGACGAGTCGACGTCCCAATGTCATCGTGATTCTCGCTGACGACCTAGCAGTGGGCGATCTCGCTGGTGGCGATGGTTCTCCCACCAGAACACCGAATCTGGATCGGTTCGCCAGCGAGTCAATTCAGTTCTCGCAGGCTTACAGTGGATCATGCGTGTGTGCACCCGCGCGGGCGGCATTGTTGACTGGACGGTATCCGCACCGCACCGGCGTGGTGACCCTGAACATGAACAGGTATCCGGAGATGACTCGCCTGCGACGTGACGAAACAACGATCGCTGATGTCTTGAAAGATGCTGGCTATGCGACTGGACTGGTTGGAAAGTGGCATACCGGTCGAGGCGATGGCTTTCATCCACTGGATCGCGGTTTCGACGAATTTGAAGGCTTCTTCGGTTCGGATGATGTTGGCTACTTTCGGTATCCCTTCTCGGAGCAGCGGCAAATCAGCGACGTCGATGAAAGCTATTTGACCGATGATTTGAACCGCCGAGCGATCGAGTTTGTTCGTCGGCACCACGAGCATCCGTTTTTTCTGCACCTCGCACACTACGCTCCTCATCGTCCACTTGAAGCACCGCCCGAAGTCATCGCTCGGTACCGCGAACAAGGTTTCGACGAATCCACTGCGACTATCTATGCCATGATTGAAGTGATGGATCGCGGGATTGGAGAGTTGTTGGCGGAGATCGATGATTTGGGATTGTCCGAAGATACCATCGTCCTCTTCGCGAGTGACAACGGCCCCGATCCGTTGACCGGCGAACGCTTCAATCGCGAATTGCGAGGCACCAAGTATCAGGTCAACGAGGGCGGCATCCGAGTGCCTTTGTTCGTTCGCTGGTCAAAACGGCTTGCTCCCGGACAGCGTGATCAGATGGTCACGTTTGTTGATCTGATGCCGACGATCCTGGATCTTTGTCGAGTTGATGTTTCCATGCTGAATCGACTGGATGGCGAAAGTTTCGTGCCGGTTTTGGAAGACGCATCGATCGCACATTCGACGATGCGGTTTTGGCAATGGAATCGAGCATCGCCAAACTACACACACAACGCGGCGGTCCGGCATGGGCGATACAAGCTTGTTCGACCCTACGTGACGCGAGGTGCCAAATTGAAAGACTCCACCGAGCCGAGTGTTTTGTTTGATTTACAAAACGATCCGACGGAATCACGGGATGTGTCGAAGCAATATCCCGACATTGCTGAGAGGATGAGTCGCGAGCTGGACCGATGGTCGGCAAGCGTCGAAACAGACCGGATACGTCCTGTGAAGATACCGCGAGATGTTCAATGA
- a CDS encoding DUF1559 domain-containing protein — MLSKNVSRRAFTLVELLVVIAIIGVLVGLLLPAVQAAREAARRMSCSNNFKQLGLAMHNYHSAYNGAPIHGVGTDVGDGSHNWWTSYTTHNYWRLNALVGMTPFMEQQALWEQISNPNSERTDGNTGAGIGVPTNPWPPMGPAPDNIQYKPWATELPMLRCPSDPGEGLPSLGRTNYAMSMGDSFWWTMNGKLRPANPGEASNYAQNSRAANRGFFVMHSQTKFRDVLDGLSNTIAMAEIATDLGDGDNRTRGKTHSGGQGAQALMRDNPKLCIEDSSPMIDPTRPQFWVNSGLEGVTKGRGFRWADSQNAQSNVHTILPPNAPMCVAHDSNGNAIMSSASRHQGGVHVLMGDGAVKFITSSIEAGNQNNPVVHLGGNAVNLNQAGSKSPYGLWGSLGSRASREVIDGEF, encoded by the coding sequence ATGTTAAGTAAAAACGTATCTCGTCGAGCGTTCACTTTGGTGGAGCTGCTCGTCGTGATTGCGATCATTGGCGTGCTGGTTGGGCTGCTTCTGCCCGCCGTGCAAGCCGCTCGCGAGGCTGCGCGACGAATGAGTTGCAGCAACAACTTCAAGCAGCTCGGACTGGCGATGCACAACTACCACAGTGCATACAACGGTGCCCCAATCCACGGAGTTGGAACGGATGTCGGCGACGGCTCTCACAACTGGTGGACCAGCTACACGACCCACAACTACTGGCGACTGAACGCTTTGGTTGGGATGACTCCTTTCATGGAGCAACAAGCGTTGTGGGAACAGATCTCGAACCCCAATTCAGAACGCACCGATGGAAATACCGGTGCGGGCATTGGCGTTCCAACCAATCCTTGGCCGCCGATGGGACCTGCCCCCGACAACATTCAATACAAACCTTGGGCGACGGAACTCCCGATGTTGCGTTGCCCGAGCGATCCAGGTGAAGGTTTGCCAAGCCTTGGTCGTACGAACTATGCCATGTCGATGGGCGATTCGTTCTGGTGGACGATGAACGGAAAGTTGCGTCCGGCGAATCCAGGTGAGGCGAGCAACTACGCACAGAATTCACGTGCCGCCAATCGTGGTTTCTTCGTGATGCACTCGCAAACAAAATTTCGCGACGTCTTGGATGGTTTGTCCAACACAATCGCGATGGCTGAAATTGCGACGGACTTGGGTGACGGTGACAATCGGACGCGCGGGAAAACGCATTCCGGCGGTCAAGGTGCTCAAGCATTGATGCGAGACAATCCAAAGCTTTGCATCGAAGACAGCTCGCCGATGATCGATCCAACTCGTCCGCAATTTTGGGTCAACAGTGGTTTGGAAGGTGTGACCAAGGGCCGCGGTTTTCGCTGGGCCGATTCCCAAAACGCCCAATCGAATGTTCACACTATTTTGCCACCAAACGCACCGATGTGCGTCGCGCACGATTCGAACGGCAATGCGATCATGAGCAGTGCTAGCCGTCACCAAGGCGGGGTGCACGTTTTGATGGGCGATGGTGCTGTGAAATTCATCACCTCGTCGATTGAAGCTGGCAACCAGAACAATCCGGTCGTCCACTTGGGTGGCAACGCGGTCAACCTCAATCAAGCGGGCTCGAAGAGCCCCTACGGATTGTGGGGCTCTTTGGGATCTCGTGCGTCACGTGAAGTGATCGACGGGGAATTCTAA
- a CDS encoding Gfo/Idh/MocA family protein, which translates to MRFGLVGVVMFLCASVLSSVNNARGDEPVRIGIIGLDTSHTPAFAKEFNAEHSDDDALAGFRVVAAYPYGSKTIESSSSRIPGYTEQLKSMGIEIVDSISELLSKVDCVLLETNDGTIHHEQALKVFAAGKTVFIDKPVGSNLAETIAIFDAAKHYNVPVFSSSSLRYSNGAQAIRSGSVGRVLGCSAHSPCKIEPSHVDLYWYGIHGVETLYTCMGVGCKTVSHTSTDDFELAVGRWDDGRIGTFRGIRAGSSGYGGMVYGEKTISEIGKYDGYRPLLVEIAQFFRTGKSPVDSAETIELYAFMQAAYESKQQGGVPVEIAAVMKKAETQANELNASLLK; encoded by the coding sequence ATGCGATTTGGTTTGGTGGGTGTGGTGATGTTTTTGTGCGCTAGCGTGCTGTCGTCGGTCAACAACGCTCGTGGCGACGAGCCCGTTCGGATCGGCATCATCGGTTTGGATACGTCTCACACGCCGGCGTTTGCGAAAGAGTTCAATGCCGAGCATTCGGACGATGATGCCTTGGCTGGGTTCCGTGTCGTTGCGGCTTACCCGTACGGAAGCAAAACGATTGAATCCAGTAGCAGTCGAATTCCAGGTTACACCGAACAACTGAAATCAATGGGAATCGAGATCGTTGATTCCATCAGCGAGTTGCTGTCCAAAGTCGACTGTGTCTTGTTGGAAACCAACGATGGAACAATTCATCACGAACAGGCACTGAAAGTTTTCGCGGCTGGGAAAACCGTTTTCATCGACAAGCCTGTTGGATCGAACTTGGCTGAAACGATCGCCATCTTCGATGCGGCGAAGCACTACAACGTGCCGGTTTTTTCGAGCTCATCCTTGCGGTACAGCAACGGTGCGCAGGCCATTCGGTCTGGTTCGGTGGGGCGAGTCCTTGGTTGCAGCGCTCATAGTCCTTGCAAGATCGAACCGTCACACGTGGATTTGTATTGGTACGGGATCCACGGCGTCGAAACGCTTTACACGTGCATGGGCGTTGGTTGCAAAACGGTTTCTCACACCTCAACCGATGATTTCGAGTTAGCCGTTGGTCGTTGGGACGACGGCCGGATTGGAACGTTCCGAGGAATCCGGGCCGGCAGTTCAGGCTACGGCGGAATGGTTTATGGAGAGAAAACGATTTCGGAAATTGGCAAATACGACGGCTACCGTCCGTTGCTCGTTGAGATCGCGCAATTCTTTCGTACAGGAAAGTCACCGGTCGATTCCGCTGAAACAATCGAGTTGTACGCGTTCATGCAAGCGGCTTACGAAAGCAAGCAGCAAGGCGGAGTTCCGGTGGAAATTGCAGCCGTCATGAAGAAGGCTGAAACGCAAGCGAACGAGCTGAACGCCTCGCTTTTGAAGTGA
- a CDS encoding DUF998 domain-containing protein, with product MQETLMSLSDSTSPPNDSSATMMDRLVLSYLDIRRAIGLSGLVLPLVLGPGGMLLGIEIQENMSSYYHTPLRDVFVGTLCAIGIFLFCYRGYDRIENWTANIGAVAAIGIALFPLDYGSDPLIQKSFVGYVHTFSGGVFFTTLAFYSLYHFPRDSKREAESHLFERSMAFRASGLTILLITFAMGGYMLLVPQDWKDWLNGYNFLFWAEWIAVWSFASSWLAKGRIIVTEIGVEVLAYSRKMVLQHGLGIKNDP from the coding sequence GTGCAAGAGACCCTGATGAGCCTTTCTGATTCGACATCACCTCCAAACGATTCGTCCGCCACGATGATGGATCGGCTGGTGTTGTCGTACCTGGATATTCGACGAGCAATTGGGCTCAGCGGTTTGGTGCTGCCACTCGTTTTGGGCCCCGGTGGCATGCTGCTCGGGATCGAAATCCAAGAAAACATGAGCAGCTACTATCACACTCCGTTGCGGGACGTGTTTGTAGGAACGCTTTGCGCAATTGGTATCTTCTTATTCTGCTATCGCGGATACGACCGGATCGAGAACTGGACGGCGAATATTGGTGCGGTCGCGGCGATCGGCATCGCTCTGTTTCCGTTGGACTATGGCAGCGATCCATTGATTCAAAAGTCTTTTGTGGGCTACGTCCATACGTTCAGTGGCGGCGTGTTTTTCACGACGCTCGCGTTTTACTCGCTGTACCACTTTCCTCGCGATTCCAAGCGTGAAGCCGAGTCCCATTTGTTCGAACGCTCGATGGCGTTTCGTGCCAGCGGATTGACGATTCTGTTGATCACCTTCGCCATGGGTGGCTACATGTTGCTTGTCCCTCAGGACTGGAAGGACTGGCTCAATGGCTACAACTTTTTATTCTGGGCCGAATGGATCGCCGTGTGGTCCTTCGCAAGCTCATGGCTCGCCAAAGGTCGAATCATCGTGACCGAAATCGGTGTCGAAGTGCTCGCTTATTCGCGAAAGATGGTGCTACAACACGGCTTGGGAATCAAAAACGATCCGTGA
- a CDS encoding DUF1570 domain-containing protein: MAGNPIEYQMPGGSSGRKRWSQPLMSLLAWLMVSGLTTSLGLSRNAQADYAIYQIPGTDAGLLLEGETNYNPGGTVTFRHPRGSLYFNARDLQVIQTPTRQTIFKRKSGKILSEKTVENYIKLAQWALQHGMLKECKSLLSDAWKLDPTDEKIKKLASLMVHINRPVPNNSASEAHVRDLIGGSRMEMSRSKHFALFHDPQSEKDAVTKMTRAEMRLELLEKVYESYFLTFALRGFYLRPPNEPLNAVLFSEHKDFLLMERRLEMGLKQIAGFYLPEENVSFFYDSGTTEVFLYLKQLTDKLDEMKEQAKRTRSPNAAHIIRFANTVSLLIDIEHESEDVATVSHEAVHQLAANTGLFPRDGVFIRWVHEGLASYFESSKLAVWSGVGVVDQNRISYYRALEGDPVRGSVEFIVSDLGFIVETALGDQLPAYGQAWALTHYLFTERFDELIRFYGKSRKIPVDTPPKEKGMELVELFNECFGDRVTLELEWRRYMRTLRTDMEQLAEEL, translated from the coding sequence ATGGCGGGCAATCCGATTGAATATCAAATGCCGGGTGGATCATCGGGGCGAAAACGATGGTCGCAACCGCTGATGAGTTTGCTTGCTTGGTTAATGGTGAGCGGGCTCACCACGAGCCTTGGCTTGTCTCGAAATGCCCAAGCGGACTACGCGATTTATCAGATTCCGGGAACGGATGCGGGTTTGTTGCTGGAAGGCGAGACGAACTACAACCCTGGCGGGACGGTCACCTTTCGCCATCCGCGAGGGTCGCTGTATTTCAACGCTCGGGATCTGCAAGTGATCCAAACGCCGACGCGTCAAACGATCTTCAAACGCAAGTCGGGGAAAATCCTCAGCGAGAAGACGGTTGAGAACTACATCAAATTGGCTCAGTGGGCACTTCAGCACGGAATGTTGAAGGAGTGCAAGTCTTTGCTCAGCGACGCATGGAAGTTGGATCCGACGGACGAAAAAATTAAAAAGTTGGCGTCGTTGATGGTCCACATCAATCGTCCGGTTCCAAACAATTCTGCCAGCGAGGCTCATGTTCGAGATCTGATCGGTGGAAGTCGAATGGAGATGTCGCGGAGCAAGCATTTCGCATTGTTCCACGACCCGCAAAGTGAAAAAGACGCGGTGACCAAGATGACTCGCGCGGAAATGCGTCTGGAGTTGTTGGAGAAGGTCTACGAGTCTTACTTCTTAACGTTCGCACTTCGTGGGTTTTACCTACGGCCGCCAAACGAACCGCTCAACGCCGTTCTGTTTTCAGAGCACAAAGATTTTCTCTTGATGGAACGACGTCTCGAGATGGGCCTGAAACAAATTGCGGGCTTTTACCTTCCCGAGGAAAACGTTTCGTTCTTTTACGACTCCGGCACCACCGAGGTCTTTTTGTATCTGAAACAGTTGACGGACAAACTGGATGAAATGAAGGAGCAGGCCAAACGGACTCGGAGTCCGAACGCTGCTCACATCATTCGGTTCGCTAACACGGTTTCGTTGTTGATCGACATTGAACACGAGAGCGAAGACGTTGCTACGGTTTCGCATGAAGCGGTTCACCAACTTGCCGCCAACACGGGTTTGTTTCCGAGGGATGGCGTTTTCATTCGATGGGTTCACGAGGGATTGGCGTCGTACTTTGAGTCATCGAAGTTGGCGGTTTGGAGTGGTGTGGGGGTGGTGGATCAAAATCGGATCAGCTACTACCGCGCGTTGGAAGGCGATCCCGTCCGCGGCAGTGTGGAGTTCATCGTTTCGGATCTTGGGTTCATCGTCGAAACCGCTCTTGGCGACCAGCTTCCCGCATACGGACAAGCATGGGCCCTGACGCACTACTTGTTCACGGAGCGATTCGATGAACTGATTCGGTTTTATGGCAAGTCACGAAAGATTCCGGTGGACACGCCCCCGAAGGAGAAGGGAATGGAACTCGTCGAGTTGTTCAATGAATGCTTTGGCGACCGTGTCACACTCGAATTGGAGTGGCGTCGTTACATGCGAACGTTGAGGACAGACATGGAACAATTGGCAGAGGAATTGTGA